In one Corallococcus sp. EGB genomic region, the following are encoded:
- a CDS encoding FAD-dependent oxidoreductase, whose protein sequence is MTRPHVLIAGAGIAGPSLAWWLTRRGWRVTVIERARALRTGGQAVDFRGPVHRAVLERMGLWEAIHERRTRLGTQSFVDATGRTLAELPALMMSGDVEIQRGDLCQLLHERTREQAEYRFGDSATALHETPEGVEVEFEHHAPQRFDLVVGADGLRSNVRSRVFGEVKGHMKHHGFRVVGCTLPNVLGLRQRGVIYSEPGRGVCITSARADDEARALFVFSGAPLGLQERSPAVAREAVSAAFAGAGWRTARLLESLREAEDLYFDAVSSVRLPRYSHGRVVLLGDAAWGGTLGGQGTPMAMVGAYVLAGELLTHPGAHTRAFARFEARLRPYAMKCQAGASHVGGFFAPRTRASLFLRNHLYRLLATKPLERVFEKLVTRAATGFVLPEY, encoded by the coding sequence ATGACCCGACCCCACGTCCTCATCGCTGGAGCAGGAATCGCAGGCCCGTCCCTCGCATGGTGGCTCACCCGGCGAGGCTGGCGGGTCACCGTCATCGAACGCGCCCGCGCGCTGCGCACCGGCGGACAGGCCGTCGACTTCCGGGGGCCCGTGCACCGCGCCGTGCTGGAGCGCATGGGGTTGTGGGAGGCCATCCACGAACGGCGGACGCGTCTGGGCACGCAGTCCTTCGTCGACGCCACCGGCCGGACGCTGGCGGAGCTGCCCGCGCTGATGATGAGCGGCGACGTGGAGATTCAGCGCGGCGACCTCTGCCAGTTGCTCCACGAGCGCACCCGCGAGCAGGCGGAGTACCGCTTCGGGGACAGCGCCACCGCGCTCCACGAGACGCCCGAGGGCGTGGAGGTCGAGTTCGAGCACCACGCCCCCCAGCGCTTCGACCTGGTGGTGGGCGCGGATGGCCTGCGTTCGAACGTGCGCTCACGCGTCTTCGGTGAGGTGAAAGGTCACATGAAGCACCACGGCTTCCGCGTCGTGGGGTGCACGCTGCCGAACGTGCTCGGCCTGCGGCAGCGAGGCGTCATCTACAGCGAGCCCGGCCGCGGCGTGTGCATCACCAGCGCCCGCGCCGACGACGAAGCCCGCGCGCTGTTCGTATTCTCCGGCGCGCCCCTCGGCCTCCAGGAGCGTTCCCCGGCCGTGGCGCGCGAAGCGGTGTCGGCAGCCTTCGCGGGAGCCGGTTGGCGGACAGCACGGCTCCTGGAGTCGCTGCGCGAGGCAGAGGACCTCTACTTCGACGCCGTCAGTTCCGTCCGGCTCCCGCGCTATTCACACGGGCGCGTGGTCCTGCTGGGAGACGCGGCCTGGGGCGGCACGCTGGGAGGACAGGGCACGCCCATGGCCATGGTGGGCGCGTACGTGCTCGCCGGGGAGCTGCTCACACATCCAGGCGCGCACACCCGGGCCTTCGCGCGATTCGAGGCCCGGCTCCGGCCCTACGCAATGAAATGCCAGGCAGGCGCGAGCCACGTGGGCGGCTTCTTCGCGCCTCGCACGCGGGCCAGCCTGTTCCTGCGCAATCACCTCTATCGGCTGCTCGCCACGAAGCCCCTGGAGCGAGTCTTCGAGAAGCTCGTCACCCGTGCGGCCACCGGGTTCGTGCTGCCGGAGTATTAG
- a CDS encoding phosphatidylserine decarboxylase, whose translation MHPHDKPLQPVVEELKQLIARNGWEGRFSQAIKDARHYQIPTLRHIESLDDYLQWMSRLLEWVPTETPNGRHVYNHICEFYFFLDQKPVRELQNHITPSRQAPELTELSRWMVSYANAWGRFLDTPESLTPESLRTFYDSPAYNMAEYMPAPSGWKTFNQFFARNYKPGMRPIASIGDDRVIVSPADSTFVGWWQINEQSTITVKNLTWSVMELLEGSPYRERFRGGVFMHSFLNTTDYHRLHVPLPGRVLESRVIHGQVYLDVVAKPEADGTHRLHAARRMDAEDGTGYQFAQARGLLVLDTPTGLVAVLPIGMAQVSSVVMTAEPGKTLHKGEEFAYFQFGGSDIVVLFEASSSVGLTARPNVHYNQGSWIGQAFP comes from the coding sequence ATGCACCCCCATGACAAGCCCTTGCAGCCCGTCGTCGAGGAGTTGAAGCAGCTCATCGCCCGGAATGGTTGGGAGGGCCGCTTCTCCCAGGCCATCAAGGATGCCCGGCACTACCAGATCCCCACCCTCCGCCACATCGAGAGCCTGGACGATTATCTCCAGTGGATGAGCCGCCTGCTGGAGTGGGTGCCCACCGAAACGCCCAACGGCCGTCACGTCTACAATCACATCTGCGAGTTCTATTTCTTCCTGGACCAGAAGCCGGTGCGTGAGCTCCAGAACCACATCACCCCGAGCCGGCAGGCACCGGAGTTGACGGAGCTCTCCCGGTGGATGGTGTCCTACGCCAACGCGTGGGGGCGCTTCCTCGACACGCCCGAGTCGCTCACGCCGGAGTCGCTGCGCACGTTCTATGACTCACCGGCGTACAACATGGCCGAGTACATGCCGGCGCCCAGCGGCTGGAAGACCTTCAACCAGTTCTTCGCGCGCAACTACAAGCCGGGGATGCGGCCCATCGCGTCCATCGGGGATGACCGGGTGATTGTCTCACCGGCGGACTCCACCTTCGTGGGCTGGTGGCAGATCAACGAGCAGTCCACCATCACGGTGAAGAACCTCACCTGGTCCGTGATGGAGCTGTTGGAGGGCAGCCCCTACCGTGAGCGGTTCCGGGGCGGCGTCTTCATGCACAGCTTCCTCAACACGACGGACTACCACCGCCTGCACGTGCCGCTGCCCGGCCGGGTGCTGGAGTCGCGCGTGATTCACGGTCAGGTGTACCTGGACGTCGTGGCGAAGCCGGAGGCGGACGGGACGCACCGGCTCCACGCGGCGCGCCGGATGGACGCCGAGGACGGCACGGGCTACCAGTTCGCGCAGGCGCGCGGCCTGCTGGTGCTGGACACGCCCACGGGTCTGGTGGCGGTGCTGCCCATTGGCATGGCGCAGGTGTCCTCCGTGGTGATGACCGCGGAGCCCGGCAAGACGCTGCACAAGGGCGAGGAGTTCGCCTACTTCCAGTTCGGCGGCTCGGACATCGTCGTGCTGTTCGAGGCCTCCAGCAGCGTGGGGCTGACGGCCCGGCCCAACGTGCACTACAACCAGGGCAGCTGGATTGGTCAGGCCTTCCCCTGA
- the hxsB gene encoding His-Xaa-Ser system radical SAM maturase HxsB, with protein MFQERTAFEPDRDYRLAPLRFSPLDGSRYVVTNDVGEHVVLSREHLVAFIQRTLSPDSAAYKALKSRHFMFDRQSRVALDLLALKYRTRAEQLAAFTGLHIFVVTLRCDHSCQYCQVSRQVEDRTRFDMTPEHAEQALALVFQSPSPALKIEFQGGEPLLNFGLIRHVVERALELNRTHGRDLQFVIATNLSRLSDEVLAFCRQHGIFLSTSLDGPASLHNAQRPVRGGDSHQRTVDGIRRAREVLGEHAVSALMTTTRTSLDRVEDIIDEYVRLGFHSIFLRNLSPYGFAVRRKGGQDYDVDRWIAFYTRGLAHILKLNARGYPLREEFTTILLQKLFSPRGSSYVDLQSPAGLGIGALVYNYDGHVYASDEGRMLAEMGDFSFRLGHVARDGHAALLASETLLSHLSDTMPEGVPMCSDCAFLPLCGADPVFHRATQGDAVGHKAFSAFCKKQMAVLRHLITLLEDDPPARETLLGWL; from the coding sequence ATGTTCCAGGAACGCACGGCCTTCGAGCCCGACCGGGACTACCGGCTCGCACCCCTCCGGTTCAGCCCGTTGGATGGCAGCCGGTACGTGGTGACCAACGACGTGGGCGAGCACGTGGTGCTCTCGCGCGAACACCTGGTCGCCTTCATCCAGCGCACGCTGTCGCCGGACTCGGCTGCCTACAAGGCGCTCAAGTCCCGGCACTTCATGTTCGACCGCCAGTCCCGCGTGGCGTTGGACCTGCTGGCGCTCAAGTACCGGACCCGGGCCGAACAGCTCGCGGCCTTCACCGGGCTGCACATCTTCGTGGTCACCCTGCGGTGCGACCATTCCTGCCAGTACTGCCAGGTGTCGAGGCAGGTGGAGGACCGCACCCGGTTCGACATGACGCCCGAGCACGCGGAGCAGGCCCTGGCGCTGGTCTTCCAGAGTCCGTCACCCGCGCTCAAGATTGAATTCCAGGGAGGAGAGCCGCTGCTCAACTTCGGGCTCATTCGCCACGTCGTCGAACGTGCCCTGGAGCTGAACAGGACCCACGGCCGCGACCTCCAGTTCGTCATCGCGACGAACCTGTCCCGGCTGTCGGACGAGGTCCTCGCGTTCTGCCGGCAGCACGGCATCTTCCTCTCCACGTCACTCGACGGGCCGGCGTCCCTGCACAACGCCCAGCGTCCGGTGCGCGGAGGAGACAGCCATCAGCGGACCGTGGATGGCATCCGGCGCGCGCGAGAGGTCTTGGGCGAGCACGCGGTCTCCGCGCTCATGACCACCACCCGGACCAGCCTGGACAGGGTGGAGGACATCATCGACGAGTACGTGCGCCTTGGCTTCCACTCCATCTTCCTGCGCAACCTGAGTCCATATGGCTTCGCGGTCCGGCGCAAGGGTGGCCAGGACTATGACGTCGACCGGTGGATCGCCTTCTACACGCGCGGGCTCGCGCACATCCTGAAGCTCAACGCCCGGGGATATCCGCTGCGCGAGGAGTTCACCACCATCCTCCTCCAGAAGCTCTTCTCCCCGAGGGGCTCGAGCTACGTCGACCTCCAGTCGCCCGCGGGCCTGGGCATTGGAGCCCTGGTCTACAACTACGACGGTCACGTCTACGCGTCCGACGAGGGACGCATGCTGGCGGAGATGGGCGACTTCTCCTTCCGGCTGGGCCATGTCGCGCGGGACGGCCACGCGGCCCTCCTGGCGTCGGAGACGCTGCTGTCCCACTTGAGTGACACCATGCCGGAGGGCGTCCCCATGTGCAGCGACTGCGCGTTCCTCCCGCTATGCGGAGCGGATCCCGTCTTCCACCGCGCGACGCAGGGGGACGCCGTGGGCCATAAGGCCTTCAGCGCCTTCTGCAAGAAACAGATGGCGGTCCTCCGGCACCTCATCACGTTGCTGGAGGATGATCCGCCTGCCCGCGAAACCCTGCTGGGATGGTTGTGA
- the hxsD gene encoding His-Xaa-Ser system protein HxsD has product MASPSVEEALRFQDGRIPLTLDLRVYRLTAVQKASYRFAEHFTVLLGAPEEHRLSVTCLFRPDTREPEALDAVRRYFQELLDQELREQIGEETRAVRALILAQAFSRTNLIRRD; this is encoded by the coding sequence ATGGCTTCGCCGTCCGTGGAGGAGGCCCTGCGCTTCCAGGACGGGCGTATCCCGCTCACGCTCGACCTGCGCGTCTACCGCCTCACCGCCGTGCAGAAGGCCAGCTACCGCTTCGCGGAGCACTTCACGGTCCTCCTGGGAGCTCCGGAGGAACACCGCCTCTCGGTCACCTGCCTCTTCCGGCCAGACACCCGAGAACCGGAGGCGCTCGATGCCGTCCGTCGCTATTTCCAGGAGCTGTTGGACCAGGAACTGCGCGAGCAGATTGGAGAGGAGACCCGGGCGGTTCGCGCGTTGATCCTCGCCCAGGCCTTCTCGCGGACCAACCTCATCCGGCGGGACTGA
- the hxsC gene encoding His-Xaa-Ser system radical SAM maturase HxsC, which yields MTPALSTVGLRPLSRASSHPFLGRLREGTASTPVAGVPEILLVREPQGALPSGFRAYLLEEPVPDVSVPDAYVLPSGFLPLAEGDVVRVEPSSGRLSALYRRASLSNSLLVTERCDNYCLMCSQPPRKHDDSWLLDELLELIPLISPETRELGITGGEPALLGEGLLRLVEQLKTHLPGTAVHMLSNGRRFSEEVFARGLGTLKHPDLMVGIPLYSDLPEAHDHVVQARGAYDETLRGILNLKRAGIRVELRVVIHALTHERLPDLARFIARNLLFVDHVALMGLELMGFAKTNLPKLWVDPLDYQEPLRAAVRTLDRAGINTSIYNHPLCVLPADLHPFARKSISDWKNVYFRECEGCALKEACGGFFASSTLKRSRGIAAARP from the coding sequence ATGACCCCGGCTCTTTCCACGGTGGGGCTGCGGCCCCTGTCCCGCGCCTCCTCTCATCCGTTCCTGGGGCGCCTCCGAGAGGGCACCGCATCCACGCCAGTCGCGGGGGTGCCTGAAATCCTCCTCGTCCGTGAGCCCCAGGGCGCGCTGCCGTCAGGCTTTCGCGCATACCTGCTGGAGGAGCCGGTTCCGGACGTGAGCGTCCCGGATGCCTATGTGCTGCCCTCCGGCTTTCTTCCGCTCGCGGAAGGAGACGTCGTGCGGGTGGAGCCCTCCAGCGGACGGTTGAGCGCGCTCTACCGGAGGGCCTCCCTTTCCAACAGCCTGCTGGTCACCGAGCGCTGCGACAACTACTGCCTGATGTGCTCGCAGCCTCCGCGCAAGCACGATGACTCCTGGCTGCTGGACGAGCTTCTGGAGCTCATCCCGCTCATCTCCCCGGAGACTCGAGAACTGGGCATCACTGGCGGAGAACCCGCGCTGCTGGGCGAGGGGCTGCTACGGCTCGTGGAGCAGTTGAAGACGCACTTGCCGGGAACGGCGGTGCACATGCTCTCCAATGGGCGGCGTTTCTCGGAGGAGGTCTTCGCCCGGGGCCTGGGGACGCTGAAGCATCCGGACTTGATGGTGGGCATCCCGCTGTACTCCGACCTGCCGGAGGCGCATGACCATGTCGTGCAGGCGCGGGGCGCCTACGATGAGACCCTGCGGGGCATCCTGAACCTGAAGCGGGCGGGCATCCGGGTGGAGCTCCGGGTCGTCATCCATGCCCTCACCCACGAGCGCCTCCCGGACCTGGCGCGCTTCATCGCCCGGAACCTGCTCTTCGTGGACCATGTCGCGCTGATGGGGCTGGAGCTGATGGGCTTCGCGAAGACGAACCTTCCGAAGCTCTGGGTGGATCCGCTCGATTACCAGGAGCCCCTCCGCGCGGCGGTGCGGACCCTGGACCGGGCGGGCATCAACACCTCCATCTACAACCATCCGCTCTGCGTGCTCCCCGCGGACCTCCATCCCTTCGCGCGCAAGAGCATCTCCGACTGGAAGAACGTCTACTTCCGGGAGTGCGAAGGCTGCGCCTTGAAAGAGGCCTGTGGCGGGTTCTTCGCTTCTTCGACGCTGAAGCGCAGCCGGGGGATCGCGGCCGCGCGTCCGTGA
- a CDS encoding YkgJ family cysteine cluster protein — protein sequence MSTPDEARRALEALYARVETRAADISGTHDWWPCRRGCDHCCRHLAAPLPITQLEWSYLEEGLRLLPTQALEELRTRVDAMARQEARPYTCPLLDPETGACRVYAHRPLSCRSYGFAATRDGGLFCHFILDLVGQHGDADIIWANQDALEDAVARLGGPTRPLFDWFAEMERREP from the coding sequence ATGAGCACGCCCGACGAAGCGCGCCGCGCGCTGGAGGCCCTCTACGCACGCGTGGAGACGCGTGCGGCGGACATCTCCGGCACCCACGACTGGTGGCCCTGCCGACGAGGGTGCGACCACTGCTGCCGCCACCTGGCCGCACCGCTCCCCATCACCCAGTTGGAGTGGAGCTACCTGGAAGAAGGGCTCCGGCTGCTCCCCACCCAAGCGCTGGAGGAGCTCCGCACGCGCGTCGACGCCATGGCCCGGCAGGAGGCCCGCCCGTACACCTGCCCGCTGCTGGACCCGGAGACAGGAGCGTGCCGCGTCTACGCGCACCGGCCGCTGTCATGCCGCTCGTATGGCTTCGCCGCCACGCGCGACGGCGGCCTCTTCTGCCACTTCATCCTGGACCTGGTGGGCCAGCACGGCGACGCGGACATCATCTGGGCCAACCAGGACGCGCTGGAGGATGCGGTGGCGCGGCTGGGCGGTCCCACGCGCCCGCTCTTCGACTGGTTCGCGGAGATGGAGCGCCGCGAGCCGTGA
- a CDS encoding BMP family protein: MSPRRRILSLALCLLAAATGCKKEAPAALSKPTIGLVLGLGGRGDHAFNDSALRGLELWAAGVKYEKAGYQDATASERQASLAPDLASRGEMGPLGVTPVVLQSRVAEDYEPNLQLLAEQRVSLAMGVGFMLENAVEAVARRNPSLSFLLVDSPLLDAQGRVITLPNVRTVVFREEEGCFLAGALAGLVTKTGRVGMVGGMKIPLVQRYEAGFRAGVAATNPNATVLVNYTGSFTDFALGKQVGQDLLLKNTDVVFAAAGVDGLGAIQAVKEAREAGKVVSVIGVDSDPSHLAPEAVLAAVVKHVDLVVYETIREQRQGRFQGGNVSLGLKEGGMGLSPVRLDFPGKEEALRTVEALKARIISGALKVPTQVVPAGTAGANP; encoded by the coding sequence ATGAGTCCGCGCCGCCGAATTCTCTCCCTCGCCCTGTGTCTGCTGGCGGCCGCCACTGGTTGCAAGAAGGAGGCGCCCGCCGCGCTGTCCAAGCCCACCATCGGGCTGGTGCTGGGGCTTGGAGGCCGGGGCGACCACGCGTTCAACGACTCCGCCCTGCGTGGGCTGGAGCTGTGGGCCGCGGGAGTGAAGTACGAGAAGGCTGGATACCAGGATGCCACCGCGTCCGAGCGGCAGGCCTCGCTGGCCCCGGACCTGGCGTCGCGGGGGGAGATGGGCCCGCTGGGCGTCACGCCGGTGGTGCTCCAGAGCCGCGTGGCGGAGGACTACGAGCCGAACCTCCAGCTGCTCGCGGAGCAGCGCGTGTCGCTGGCGATGGGCGTGGGCTTCATGCTGGAGAACGCCGTGGAGGCGGTGGCCCGGCGCAATCCCTCACTGTCCTTCCTGTTGGTGGACAGCCCGCTGTTGGACGCGCAGGGCCGGGTCATCACGCTGCCCAACGTGCGCACGGTGGTGTTCCGCGAGGAGGAGGGCTGCTTCCTCGCGGGTGCGCTGGCGGGGCTCGTCACGAAGACGGGCCGGGTGGGCATGGTGGGGGGCATGAAGATTCCCCTGGTGCAGCGCTACGAGGCGGGCTTCCGCGCGGGCGTGGCCGCGACGAACCCGAACGCCACGGTGCTGGTCAACTACACCGGCAGCTTCACCGACTTCGCCCTGGGCAAGCAGGTGGGGCAGGACCTGCTGCTCAAGAACACGGACGTCGTCTTCGCGGCGGCCGGCGTGGACGGCCTGGGCGCCATCCAGGCCGTGAAGGAGGCGCGCGAGGCGGGCAAGGTCGTGTCTGTGATTGGCGTGGACTCCGACCCGTCCCATCTGGCGCCGGAGGCGGTGCTGGCCGCCGTCGTGAAGCACGTGGACCTGGTGGTGTACGAGACCATCCGCGAGCAGCGCCAGGGGCGCTTCCAGGGCGGCAATGTCTCGCTCGGCTTGAAGGAAGGGGGCATGGGGCTCTCGCCCGTGCGGTTGGACTTCCCCGGCAAGGAGGAGGCGCTGCGCACGGTGGAGGCGCTGAAGGCCCGCATCATCTCCGGGGCGCTGAAGGTGCCCACGCAGGTGGTCCCCGCCGGGACGGCGGGCGCCAATCCCTGA
- a CDS encoding amidase, with protein MTYRRAPVKAPRLSGMALKAMVNTLERGGVGPALVEKLMRDSGIEAWRSLSAGDAPPVQYPLSPGAPATESQTPVEQAARAVAASPVTQERETVAAFARAYRDGRTDPVAVTRRAHEAIERLDTGADRLGLFIAHKPEEVLRAAEASAERLRAGAPLSVLDGVPVVIKDELDVAGFPTTLGTTFRNEPARSDSTVAARLKAAGAVILGKANMQEIGINPIGLNPHHGAARNPWNRGHITGGSSSGSGAVVAAGLCPASIGADGGGSIRIPAALCGVVGLKATWGRIPETGVPPLCWNVAHVGPLGLTVDDVAAVYAIVAGPDGHDVVAQGQPPHHLSGYEDGALKGVRLGICTPYFEDADPDVVARCRESVRALTGAGATVVELPAPDLNTILWTHSCIILSEMAEAMLPQVKARVSVFGLDSRTNLALGRHFRATDLIHALRHRHRLTRELLARMADVDVIVTPTTASTAPVIPEATLPAGESNLPVVDALMRFIRLANLTGCPALSVPAGFDRAGLPVGVHLTGRPYEEHLLLRLGRVVERAAEHRTPGIHVRLLS; from the coding sequence ATGACCTACCGACGCGCTCCGGTGAAGGCTCCGCGACTCTCAGGCATGGCCCTCAAGGCGATGGTCAACACGCTGGAGCGGGGCGGCGTGGGCCCCGCGCTGGTGGAGAAGTTGATGCGGGACAGCGGCATCGAAGCGTGGCGCTCGCTGTCCGCCGGGGATGCCCCGCCCGTCCAGTACCCGCTGTCCCCGGGTGCGCCCGCCACCGAATCACAGACACCGGTGGAGCAGGCAGCGCGCGCGGTCGCCGCGTCGCCCGTGACACAGGAGCGGGAGACGGTCGCGGCGTTCGCTCGCGCCTACCGCGATGGGCGCACGGATCCGGTGGCCGTGACGCGGAGGGCCCATGAAGCGATTGAGCGGCTGGACACCGGCGCGGACCGGCTGGGCCTCTTCATCGCCCACAAGCCGGAGGAGGTGCTGCGGGCGGCGGAGGCGTCCGCGGAGCGGCTGCGCGCGGGCGCGCCCCTGAGCGTGCTCGACGGGGTGCCCGTCGTCATCAAGGACGAGTTGGACGTGGCGGGCTTCCCCACGACGCTGGGCACCACGTTCCGCAACGAGCCGGCCCGGAGCGACTCCACGGTGGCCGCCCGGCTGAAGGCCGCGGGCGCCGTCATCCTGGGCAAGGCCAACATGCAGGAGATTGGCATCAACCCCATCGGGTTGAACCCGCACCACGGCGCCGCGCGCAACCCGTGGAACCGGGGCCACATCACCGGCGGCAGCTCCAGCGGCTCCGGGGCCGTGGTGGCGGCGGGGCTGTGCCCGGCGAGCATCGGCGCGGACGGTGGCGGCTCCATCCGCATCCCCGCCGCGCTGTGCGGCGTCGTCGGGCTCAAGGCGACCTGGGGCCGCATCCCGGAGACGGGCGTGCCGCCGCTGTGCTGGAACGTGGCGCACGTGGGCCCGCTGGGCCTCACCGTCGACGACGTCGCGGCGGTGTATGCGATTGTGGCCGGGCCGGACGGACACGACGTCGTTGCCCAAGGGCAGCCACCGCATCACCTGTCGGGCTACGAGGACGGCGCGTTGAAGGGCGTCCGCCTGGGCATCTGCACGCCGTATTTCGAGGACGCGGATCCGGACGTGGTGGCCCGGTGCCGGGAGTCCGTGCGCGCACTGACCGGCGCGGGCGCCACGGTGGTGGAGCTGCCCGCGCCGGACCTGAACACGATTCTCTGGACGCACAGCTGCATCATCCTGAGCGAGATGGCGGAGGCGATGCTGCCGCAGGTGAAGGCACGCGTATCCGTGTTCGGGCTCGACTCACGCACCAACCTGGCGCTGGGGCGCCACTTCCGGGCCACGGACCTCATTCACGCGCTGCGGCACCGGCACCGGCTGACGCGTGAGCTGCTCGCGCGCATGGCGGACGTGGACGTCATCGTCACGCCGACGACGGCGAGCACCGCGCCCGTCATCCCCGAAGCGACGCTCCCGGCCGGCGAGTCGAACCTGCCGGTGGTGGACGCGCTGATGCGCTTCATCCGACTGGCGAACCTCACCGGCTGCCCGGCCCTCTCCGTGCCCGCGGGCTTCGACCGCGCGGGCCTCCCCGTGGGCGTGCATCTCACGGGGCGGCCCTACGAGGAGCACCTGCTGCTGCGCCTGGGCCGCGTCGTGGAGCGCGCGGCCGAGCACCGCACGCCGGGCATCCACGTCCGCCTTCTGTCCTGA
- a CDS encoding TetR/AcrR family transcriptional regulator C-terminal domain-containing protein, translating into MALAPYQRIVDDVKRQVRTGALRPGDRLPSTRELARRWKVALATAAHALRTLAQEGVVKAVPRVGTIVAGGPSRTAATRGAADLTRERIVRAAISVADDEGLPALSIRGVAAKLGLPVMSLYRHVASKDVLLFMMAEVAFAEEPLPAKPPPGWRAQLELAARLEWRVFKRHPWLARVVNLTRPQPQENALAFANWVMRALEETRLPAQEAMRVHVLLHAFVQGIAVNLESEADAVAQSGMNDEEFMRRNLDHFTRVATSGRFPHFEKVLVGLRPGFDLDFDELFELGLRVWLDGLEARLARRHGR; encoded by the coding sequence ATGGCCCTCGCTCCGTATCAACGCATCGTGGACGACGTGAAGCGGCAGGTGCGCACCGGCGCATTGCGGCCCGGTGACCGCTTGCCCTCCACGCGGGAGCTGGCCCGGCGGTGGAAGGTCGCGCTCGCGACGGCGGCGCACGCGTTGCGGACGCTGGCGCAGGAGGGCGTGGTGAAGGCCGTGCCGCGCGTGGGGACCATCGTCGCCGGAGGTCCGTCCCGGACCGCGGCCACACGGGGCGCGGCGGACCTGACGCGCGAGCGCATCGTGCGCGCGGCCATCTCCGTGGCGGATGACGAAGGCCTGCCTGCGCTGTCCATTCGCGGGGTCGCGGCGAAGCTGGGGCTGCCGGTGATGTCGCTCTATCGCCATGTGGCGAGCAAGGACGTGCTGCTCTTCATGATGGCGGAGGTCGCCTTCGCGGAGGAGCCACTGCCGGCGAAGCCACCGCCCGGGTGGCGCGCGCAATTGGAGCTGGCCGCGAGGCTGGAGTGGCGCGTCTTCAAGCGCCATCCGTGGCTCGCTCGGGTGGTGAACCTCACCCGGCCCCAGCCGCAGGAGAACGCGCTCGCGTTCGCGAACTGGGTCATGCGGGCACTGGAGGAGACGCGGCTCCCGGCGCAGGAGGCGATGCGCGTCCACGTGCTGCTCCACGCATTCGTGCAGGGCATCGCGGTCAACCTCGAGTCCGAGGCGGACGCCGTCGCGCAGTCCGGCATGAACGACGAGGAGTTCATGCGGCGCAACCTGGACCACTTCACGCGTGTCGCGACGTCAGGCCGCTTTCCGCACTTCGAGAAGGTGCTGGTCGGCCTGCGCCCGGGGTTCGACCTCGACTTCGACGAGCTGTTCGAGCTGGGGTTGCGCGTGTGGCTCGACGGGCTGGAGGCACGGCTCGCGAGGCGGCACGGACGCTGA